One segment of Drosophila ananassae strain 14024-0371.13 chromosome 3R, ASM1763931v2, whole genome shotgun sequence DNA contains the following:
- the LOC6497517 gene encoding protein phosphatase PHLPP-like protein, which produces MLKATRKLTDPYKSKLKVNASRNEASMLPVDSADEATNGGQSTSPQKLSLKGSQLGGSILIGNYNYLTQLEVCENEMEVLDLSSLAQLETLKCSRNKLMELIINATNLQALVADHNYLHNISTTNMHPVPLKLQRLDISHNNFIELPNWIGACASLSVLDASNNHLSNVSGLLRNYRISQLLALNLAYNGLKQLEQLPEGFSSIQNLQLQSNELLSLPDNFFAVTHARLETLNASCNKLSTLPRYEQNNHAALVNLSLAGNQLNDTIFEPLHNAARLRVVHLAYNRIGVLPPACVRNWPDLEILVLSGNMLQQLPEEVATLGQLKVLRCCNNLLLSTPQLAKLSKLKVLDLSHNHLDRVNLLALVPSRNLKFLDLSGNLQLQVDEQQFKVCQTQSQRHWSLIDVSGNNRAALPTTTLRHSNAQKSQSKTTLPWSMGFAETPGSGDCRKLLVCQLRAGNYGASDEALYGMFEAAEGFARAAQEMVQLVPGLMKQEQLVKDVAVRDYMKSTLLAAQRQCGTVRSAALFHLTRTRAPSKVRPLKSKRYVLRMASSGRLDAYLVRRTTQLRLTDSEANPRELGPTLTMPDPQVLELTLSNDDEYLVVGNSQLWSVMDIDRAAREIRKEENALLAAKRLVDIAQSFGAAENLSVIVVRFRHLGTDVDHLIRELKQSVRKKPAPVPVPVTNGSVCKRTCCDRSNACRHRAIEQEPLAGRSSPSGQSDRDLLAKDKDSTDNEFVLAHARVMQEEQQLEMLDETESVLSEEQFKCWEYMLEQNTQLLFDKELNTISKSFTKQRQVPSAILATPAPATERNDFTSNLMRSVTNKFISSSTPQLPQTLTGSTTNSAPLGVYHPIKHPIPGHFGSALSFQQAHSYGYNLFDGKSRKMSAGSVKRVGGPHSAYFGSLQRLMPYNFEYDFAATQERERNILDEEEIDEDDFNEQESRMRKYWGVATTEL; this is translated from the exons ATGCTCAAAGCCACAAGGAAACTGACGGATCCGTACAAATCGAAGCTGAAAGTTAATGCCAGCCGCAATGAAGCCAGTATGCTTCCCGTCGACTCGGCGGATGAGGCCACCAATGGCGGCCAATCCACATCTCCCCAGAAGCTCAGCCTGAAGGGTAGCCAACTGGGCGGCAGCATCTTGATAGGCAACTACAAT TACTTGACCCAGCTGGAGGTTTGCGAAAATGAAATGGAGGTCTTGGACCTCAGTTCTCTGGCCCAACTGGAGACTCTCAAGTGTAGCCGGAACAAGCTGATGGAGCTGATCATCAATGCCACCAACTTGCAAGCCCTCGTTGCGGATCACAATT ACCTTCATAATATCTCCACCACCAATATGCATCCTGTTCCTCTGAAGCTGCAGCGCCTAGACATTTCCCACAACAACTTCATCGAGTTACCTAACTGGATTGGGGCATGTGCGTCGTTGTCCGTCTTAGATGCCTCCAACAATCACCTCAGCAATGTGTCTGGATTGCTTCGGAACTACCGGATTAGCCAGTTGCTGGCCCTTAACCTGGCTTACAACGGTCTCAAGCAACTGGAGCAGCTGCCGGAGGGCTTTTCGAGCATCCAGAATCTTCAGTTACAGAGTAACGAACTACTGAGTCTGCCGGATAACTTCTTTGCCGTAACCCATGCCCGGTTGGAAACTCTTAACGCCTCCTGCAACAAGCTGTCCACTCTGCCACGGTATGAACAGAATAATCATGCGGCCTTGGTGAATCTTTCCTTGGCGGGGAACCAGCTGAATGATACCATCTTCGAGCCATTGCACAATGCCGCCCGGTTGAGGGTTGTCCACTTGGCCTACAACCGCATCGGTGTCCTGCCACCCGCCTGCGTTCGCAACTGGCCGGACCTGGAGATCCTTGTTCTGTCGGGAAATATGCTGCAGCAATTGCCTGAAGAAGTGGCTACTCTTGGCCAGCTTAAAGTACTCCGATGTTGCAACAATCTTCTCCTGAGCACTCCCCAGCTGGCCAAGCTGAGTAAGTTGAAGGTACTCGACCTCTCACACAATCATCTGGACAGAGTCAATCTCCTGGCTTTAGTTCCCTCGAGAAATCTCAAGTTTCTGGATCTTTCCGGAAACTTGCAATTGCAG GTGGACGAGCAACAATTCAAGGTCTGCCAGACACAGAGCCAACGCCATTGGAGTCTCATAGATGTTTCCGGCAATAACCGAGCCGCTCTGCCAACCACCACACTGCGACACTCCAATGCCCAGAAAAGTCAATCAAAGACGACACTGCCGTGGAGTATGGGATTTGCAGAAACCCCGGGCTCTGGAGATTGCCGCAAGCTCTTGGTCTGCCAGTTGCGAGCCGGAAACTACGGTGCATCCGATGAAGCACTCTATGGTATGTTCGAAGCGGCCGAGGGATTTGCCCGAGCGGCTCAGGAAATGGTCCAGCTGGTGCCTGGTCTGATGAAACAGGAACAATTGGTCAAGGATGTGGCGGTCAGGGACTACATGAAGTCCACCCTGCTAGCGGCACAACGCCAGTGCGGTACTGTGAGAAGTGCTGCGCTGTTCCACCTCACCAGGACACGAGCTCCCTCCAAAGTGAGGCCATTAAAAAGCAAGCGTTATGTTCTGCGGATGGCCAGCTCCGGGCGGTTGGACGCCTATTTGGTGAGACGTACTACTCAGCTACGCCTTACAGATTCGGAAGCTAATCCAAGGGAGCTGGGTCCCACATTGACCATGCCGGATCCACAAGTTCTAGAG CTTACCCTCAGCAATGATGACGAGTATCTGGTGGTTGGAAATTCCCAGTTGTGGTCAGTGATGGACATAGATCGTGCCGCTCGAGAGATCCGCAAGGAAGAAAACGCCCTGTTGGCCGCCAAGCGGCTGGTGGACATAGCCCAGAGCTTCGGAGCGGCAGAGAATCTCAGTGTGATTGTGGTGCGTTTCAGGCACCTGGGAACAGACGTGGATCATCTAATTCGTGAACTTAAGCAGAGTGTTCGAAAAAAACCGGCTCCAGTTCCTGTTCCTGTCACTAACGGATCTGTATGCAAGCGCACCTGCTGTGACAGGAGCAACGCCTGTCGACACCGGGCCATCGAGCAGGAGCCCCTGGCGGGAAGATCCTCTCCCAGCGGCCAGAGCGACCGGGATCTGCTGGCCAAGGACAAAGACAGCACCGACAACGAGTTCGTATTGGCGCACGCTCGGGTCATGCAGGAGGAACAGCAACTAGAGATGCTGGACGAGACGGAATCGGTTCTGTCCGAGGAACAGTTCAAGTGCTGGGAATACATGCTGGAGCAGAACACCCAACTGCTTTTTGACAAAGAGTTGAACACTATTTCCAAATCCTTCACTAAGCAGCGCCAGGTGCCCAGTGCGATCCTTGCTACTCCTGCTCCCGCCACCGAACGCAATGATTTTACCTCAAATCTGATGCGGAGTGTCACCAACAAGTTCATATCGAGCAGCACACCCCAACTACCCCAGACCCTAACCGGGTCTACTACAAATTCAGCGCCTCTTGGTGTCTACCATCCTATTAAGCATCCCATTCCTGGTCACTTCGGAAGTGCCCTATCCTTTCAACAGGCACACAGCTATGgatataatttatttgatgGCAAGTCCCGGAAGATGTCCGCAGGATCCGTAAAACGGGTCGGAGGACCCCACTCGGCGTACTTTGGATCCCTGCAGCGTTTGATGCCCTACAATTTTGAATATGACTTCGCTGCTACCCAGGAGCGGGAAAGAAACATCCTGGATGAGGAGGAAATAGACGAGGATGACTTTAACGAGCAGGAAAGTAGAATGCGAAAGTACTGGGGAGTGGCCACCACGGAACTATAa
- the LOC6497518 gene encoding tRNA-dihydrouridine(20a/20b) synthase [NAD(P)+]-like has product MHVLFVYNFESMLLPQQRPHHDIAALFAAQPEFLRVSAPMVRYSKLEFRRLVRLNGVQLAFTPMMISDSINNSEKARQNEFTTGPDDQPLVAQFAAKDATEFVTSAQLIYPYVDGIDLNCGCPQSWAMAKGYGCGLLRQPEVVREVVQQVRRTLPSDFSVSVKMRLLGGESSLERTIELARQLEQAGATFLTLHGRTPAQKHSKDTLDIGAMSEVRQSLRIPLIVNGNVESWADACELSEKTGAAGVMAARGLLANPALFNSAYPEATTTPSACVQQWLDIAEAAGENLLFQCFHHHLTFMWSADMKRSLRVQFNSLATKSEVLDFLDDHYSIRPSGISPTPAIYTPCSYTHFTPPKHARHIAAENDEQEWSSKSDGKFFTEFRKHQLTGTGGEDLELGGLFGEDE; this is encoded by the coding sequence ATGCacgttttatttgtttacaattttgaaagcaTGCTCCTACCACAACAAAGACCTCACCACGACATAGCTGCGCTTTTTGCGGCCCAACCGGAATTCCTCCGGGTGAGCGCCCCAATGGTCCGCTACAGCAAACTGGAGTTTCGTCGCCTCGTCCGGCTCAACGGCGTGCAGTTGGCCTTCACGCCGATGATGATTTCCGACTCCATCAACAATAGTGAAAAGGCGCGTCAGAACGAGTTTACCACGGGTCCGGACGACCAGCCTCTGGTGGCCCAGTTTGCGGCCAAGGATGCCACCGAGTTCGTCACCTCGGCGCAGCTTATTTACCCGTATGTAGATGGCATCGATCTCAACTGCGGATGTCCCCAGAGCTGGGCCATGGCGAAGGGCTATGGCTGTGGTTTGCTTCGACAGCCGGAAGTTGTGCGTGAGGTGGTGCAGCAGGTACGACGTACGCTGCCCTCTGACTTTAGTGTCTCGGTGAAGATGCGTCTACTAGGCGGTGAGAGTTCCCTGGAGCGGACCATTGAGCTAGCGCGACAGCTTGAGCAAGCAGGAGCTACCTTCCTCACTCTTCACGGCCGGACACCGGCACAGAAGCACTCCAAGGATACCCTGGACATCGGTGCCATGTCCGAGGTGCGTCAATCACTGCGAATTCCACTGATAGTCAATGGTAATGTGGAGAGCTGGGCGGATGCCTGTGAGCTGTCGGAGAAGACAGGTGCCGCCGGTGTGATGGCTGCCCGTGGCTTGCTTGCCAATCCAGCTCTCTTCAATAGTGCGTATCCGGAGGCCACTACTACTCCATCAGCCTGTGTGCAGCAATGGCTAGACATCGCAGAAGCTGCAGGGGAAAACTTGCTGTTCCAGTGCTTCCACCACCACCTGACCTTCATGTGGAGCGCCGACATGAAGCGATCTTTGCGAGTTCAGTTCAACAGCTTAGCCACAAAATCGGAGGTTCTGGACTTCCTGGATGATCACTACAGTATTCGTCCTTCCGGAATATCCCCGACACCAGCGATATACACCCCCTGTTCGTACACCCATTTCACTCCACCGAAACATGCCCGGCATATCGCCGCCGAAAACGATGAGCAGGAGTGGAGTTCGAAGAGCGACGGCAAATTCTTTACGGAATTCCGAAAACACCAATTGACTGGAACCGGTGGCGAAGACTTGGAACTGGGGGGTCTTTTTGGCGAGGATGAGTAA
- the LOC6497519 gene encoding uncharacterized protein LOC6497519, producing MRRRELQTIQLKLSELKEYEQAKMERLRSRQQVLTPRTPTPTSDSDVLQMPSSSVPAVLLASGTDPEEEPKATPKSSTTST from the coding sequence ATGCGACGCCGGGAGCTGCAAACCATCCAACTAAAGCTGTCCGAGCTCAAGGAGTACGAGCAGGCCAAAATGGAGCGCCTAAGGAGCCGGCAGCAGGTGCTGACGCCACGCACGCCCACTCCCACATCCGACAGTGATGTTCTACAGATGCCGTCCAGCAGCGTTCCGGCTGTCCTACTGGCCAGCGGCACAGATCCAGAGGAGGAGCCCAAGGCCACACCCAAGTCCAGCACCACATCCACATAA
- the LOC6498027 gene encoding insulin-like peptide receptor — MHLSNISLSNMMLIIGGMLLLASSLTAKAYHECTSVDIRNNCSRLHQLDNCTVVTGYVMITLITNPEENCSYSNYTFPLLTEITEYMIFTEVRGLTNITSMFPHLTVIRGRRLFLNYALGVTSMPDLELLAFPELVAIQRGHVYIGNCPKLCHIDGVNWDLLTLSPGENHIMAVSSNCSQPTCRGCASTTCWSDQHCHRSINDNVANYSGNIDTCHEECLGGCSSKSKSPLECTVCRGLSNAGVCVKTCPAGKYVHEDHLRCYTKEQCLAKQDHVIYASQCVPFCPSGYKVNNESECIACDPDEPCVSFCNPTIGDTFNIYSLGEAEKLRGCQIFNGSVVFTIRNLINESQLIHSFNSIREIRGYLKVFRSSQLTSLKFLSNLERIHGDPMENNYFSIILYDNKKLSELWKPTQQLELMRGGMYIHRNNKLCNPRIRGFQNWVTHDRGLDSLQTSDQEVMCSPAKMQLLVLKCTHKSVLLSWLKSQTSQKVEFIYRPMAPGMLYHDESELEAPVCTRINWKRRLLFRDELIGNGTHYEILLEDLEPDTRYACLLRTFGEDMTHDARSDLTYVQTNRDIPKQPLLELVEKTDSTLTVRMASHDHDYFLLSLLELNEDKKYIEQRNFCHQPVMWQDMEGAQWLAFQDYDDCCAYKAEQQDDQRFISQMRNEYRCSLDNPRQCQSQMEGTQIRLPAYTTEYKLKQLQRYRLYVVQLQACNELGCSTHTALHERTNYTVGADLLPQLHGCHHPETQKYIVRFDEPKQPNGMVLYYVIYFRNHYKQTHVGCLTRQDHTSAGYTYVRQLNVTFQEYAVRVYSLAGDVIKPYVPFTVCTEEERQQAHSRAAKELAPLDIDDSVAVASSHPHGVSIFLICFLFGCSVSIAWVLYKRRCWRKLPGLRRYIPVREQWLRERHQAEDREILVDGFETVRFQNNLQSPDGHPM; from the exons ATGCATCTTAGCAACATAAGTCTCAGCAACATGATGCTAATCATCGGCGGCATGTTGCTACTGGCATCGAGTTTAACCGCAAAAGCCTATCACGAATGCACCAGCGTCGATATCCGTAACAATTGCAGCAGACTGCATCAACTGGACAATTGTACGGTAGTCACCGGTTACGTAATGATCACCCTCATCACCAACCCCGAGGAAAACTGTTCGTACAGTAACTATACGTTCCCGCTGCTCACAGAAATCACCGAATACATGATCTTCACGGAGGTCCGCGGTCTAACCAATATAACGTCAATGTTCCCCCACTTGACAGTCATTCGAGGTCGCAGACTATTCCTCAATTATGCACTTGGAGTGACCAGCATGCCCGACCTCGAACTG TTAGCTTTTCCGGAATTGGTAGCTATTCAACGGGGCCACGTCTACATCGGCAACTGCCCCAAGCTTTGCCACATAGACGGG GTGAACTGGGATTTGCTCACTCTCAGCCCAGGTGAGAACCACATCATGGCTGTGTCGAGCAACTGCAGCCAGCCCACTTGTAGGGGTTGTGCCTCCACCACCTGCTGGTCCGACCAGCACTGTCACCGTTCCATCAATGACAACGTTGCCAACTACTCAGG AAATATCGACACTTGCCATGAGGAGTGCTTAGGGGGCTGCTCAAGCAAATCGAAATCTCCGTTGGAGTGTACGGTATGCCGAGGACTCAGCAATGCCGGAGTCTGTGTGAAAACATGTCCGGCTGGCAA ATACGTCCATGAGGACCATCTGCGATGCTACACCAAAGAGCAGTGTCTGGCGAAGCAGGATCATGTCATCTACGCCTCCCAGTGCGTGCCATTCTGCCCCAGTGGATACAAGGTCAACAACGAATCCGAATGTATCGCTTGCGATCCCGATGAGCCTTGCGTCAGTTTCTGCAACCCCACGATAGGGGACACCTTCAATATATACAGCCTGGGTGAAGCGGAAAAGTTGCGCGGATGCCAGATCTTCAACGGCAGTGTTGTATTCACAATCCGCAATCTAATAAATGAATCCCAGTTGATTCACAGTTTTAACAGTATTCGAGAGATTCGGGGATACCTCAAAGTCTTCCG GTCCTCCCAACTAACAAGCCTGAAATTTCTTAGCAATCTGGAGCGGATTCATGGTGATCCCATGgagaataattatttttctattatacTTTATGACAACAAGAAGCTGTCTGAACTCTGGAAGCCCACCCAGCAGCTAGAGCTTATGAGGGGTGGCATGTACATTCATCGGAATAACAAATTGTGTAACCCACGGATACGGGGATTCCAGAATTGGGTGACCCACGACAGGGGCTTGGATTCGTTGCAAACCAGCGATCAGGAAGTCATGTGCAGCCCGGCAAAGATGCAATTATTGGTGCTG AAATGCACCCACAAATCAGTATTACTAAGTTGGCTAAAGTCCCAGACTAGCCAAAAAGTCGAGTTCATTTATCGACCGATGGCGCCTGGAATGTTGTACCACGACGAAAGTGAACTGGAGGCTCCTGTGTGCACCCGGATTAACTGGAAACGCCGCCTGCTCTTCCGCGACGAACTAATCGGAAACGGAACACATTATGAGATCCTTTTAGAAGATTTGGAACCCGACACACGTTACGCCTGCCTGCTGCGTACCTTTGGAGAGGATATGACGCACGATGCCCGCAGTGACTTAACCTATGTCCAGACAAACAGGGACATTCCCAAACAGCCACTACTGGAACTGGTAGAAAAGACAGACAGTACGCTTACTGTGCGAATGGCAAGTCACGATCACGATTACTTTCTGCTCTCGTTGTTGGAGTTGAACGAAGACAAGAAATATATAGAGCAGCGAAACTTTTGCCACCAACCAGTCATGTGGCAGGATATGGAAGGAGCCCAGTGGTTGGCTTTCCAGGACTACGACGACTGTTGTGCTTACAAGGCGGAGCAGCAAGATGATCAACGATTTATTTCCCAAATGCGGAATGAATATCGTTGCAGCCTCGACAATCCTCGGCAGTGTCAGAGTCAGATGGAGGGAACGCAGATTCGTTTGCCGGCCTATACCACTGAGTACAAGCTGAAACAACTGCAACGCTACCGCCTCTATGTCGTCCAGCTGCAGGCCTGTAACGAACTGGGCTGCAGTACTCATACAGCGCTCCATGAACGCACCAACTACACCGTGGGAGCGGATTTACTACCGCAGCTGCACGGATGCCATCATCCAGAGACGCAGAAATACATCGTTCGCTTTGATGAACCGAAACAGCCCAATGGAATGGTTCTCTACTATGTGATTTACTTCCGGAACCACTACAAGCAGACTCACGTGGGCTGTCTGACTCGCCAGGATCACACCAGTGCCGGTTATACATACGTGCGGCAACTGAACGTCACCTTCCAGGAATATGCTGTTCGGGTTTACTCCTTGGCTGGTGATGTGATAAAGCCATATGTTCCCTTTACTGTTTGCACTGAAGAGGAGCGTCAGCAGGCCCACAGTCGAGCGGCCAAGGAACTGGCCCCGCTGGACATAGACGATTCGGTGGCCGTAGCTTCGTCCCACCCTCACGGCGTCAGCATCTTCCTTATTTGTTTCCTGTTCGGCTGCAGCGTTTCAATAGCTTGGGTTCTGTACAAGCGACGTTGCTGGCGAAAGCTGCCCGGACTAAGACGGTACATTCCAGTACGGGAGCAGTGGCTACGAGAGCGCCACCAGGCGGAGGACCGCGAAATTCTGGTCGACGGCTTTGAAACCGTTCGCTTCCAGAACAACCTTCAAAGCCCCGATGGTCATCCAATGTAA
- the LOC6498026 gene encoding chymotrypsin-like protease CTRL-1, producing MRAFPILCIVLQILAIGRTESGDFEKLVIPVNYPKPGTNSAIRGNETSGHSVAARSYYDGGFSASQSSCSVGTECTPLHDCTALIYEVARSCYYGDKSLYCGGTSEELPYVCCPSSPLEKNQVCGKSLVQGHFYKGLGSYPFVARIGFKHVNTGAFAYPCAGAVIARRVILTAAHCALAKADGHRLSSVRVGEYDTSSDPDCANTGFCAPRSVNHAISHVIVHPDYKQGQYHHDIALLVLKTPLNYSVATQPICLQKTRANLVVGKRATIAGWGKMSTSSVRQPEMSHLDVPLTSWDLCLRNYGSTGALESPNSIEGQWMCAGGEGKDVCQGFGGAPLFIQENGIFSQIGIMSFGSDNCGGLRIPSVYTSVAHFAEWIHDNTPPE from the exons ATGCGAGCCTTTCCTATTTTGTGTATAGTTTTACAAATTTTAGCAATCGGTCGAACGGAATCGGGAGATTTTG AGAAACTCGTTATTCCCGTAAATTATCCAAAACCGGGAACAAACAGCGCGATCCGTGGAAACGAGACATCCGGACACTCAGTGGCCGCGCGCTCCTACTACGATGGTGGTTTCTCCGCCTCCCAATCCAGCTGCTCCGTGGGAACGGAGTGTACTCCTCTCCACGACTGCACGGCTCTGATCTACGAGGTGGCCAGGAGCTGCTACTACGGCGACAAGTCGCTCTATTGCGGTGGAACAAGTGAGGAACTTCCCTACGTCTGTTGTCCCAGCAGTCCCTTGGAGAAGAACCAGGTGTGCGGCAAATCCCTGGTTCAAGGACACTTCTACAAGGGACTGGGATCATATCCTTTTGTAGCTCGTATTGGATTCAAGC atgTCAATACGGGAGCCTTTGCCTATCCCTGTGCTGGAGCCGTCATCGCCAGGCGGGTCATCCTCACTGCCGCCCACTGCGCTCTGGCCAAGGCCGACGGGCACCGACT ATCATCGGTACGGGTGGGCGAGTATGATACCTCCAGCGATCCGGACTGCGCCAACACCGGATTCTGTGCCCCGCGCTCCGTCAACCACGCCATCAGCCATGTGATCGTCCATCCCGATTACAAGCAGGGCCAGTACCACCATGACATTGCCCTGTTGGTGCTCAAAACGCCACTCAACTATTCGG TGGCCACACAACCCATCTGCCTGCAGAAGACACGCGCCAACCTGGTGGTGGGCAAGCGGGCCACGATCGCCGGCTGGGGCAAGATGTCCACCTCGAGTGTCCGACAGCCGGAGATGTCTCACCTGGACGTTCCGCTCACCAGTTGGGATCTGTGTCTGAGAAACTATGGATCCACGGGCGCTTTAGAGTCACCCAATTCCATTGAAGGCCAGTGGATGTGCGCCGGCGGCGAAGGCAAGGATGTATGCCAGGGATTCGGTGGAGCGCCGCTGTTTATTCAGGAGAACGGTATCTTTTCCCAG ATCGGCATCATGTCCTTTGGATCGGATAACTGCGGTGGGTTGCGCATCCCGAGTGTCTACACTTCAGTGGCCCACTTTGCCGAGTGGATACACGACAACACGCCGCCAGAGTAG
- the LOC6502449 gene encoding uncharacterized protein LOC6502449, with amino-acid sequence MCPNLLMERSLLPDCYIANRVILFSVLQTLQTQERRSEDVDIQLRDRYDVFRQVLPNYPLPEQNNQDITIYVEGDDDNLTVSISMPSPEGQSGDDSDPTSTHQLVTMSASVPRSVLNGSSD; translated from the coding sequence ATGTGTCCTAATCTGCTAATGGAGAGAAGTCTGCTGCCCGACTGTTATATCGCCAATCGGGTGATCCTCTTCTCAGTACTCCAGACGCTCCAGACGCAGGAGCGTCGCTCCGAGGATGTGGATATCCAGTTGCGCGATCGATACGATGTCTTCCGTCAGGTCCTGCCGAACTATCCATTGCCCGAACAGAACAACCAGGATATCACAATATATGTGGAGGGGGATGACGATAATCTCACCGTTTCCATTTCAATGCCATCGCCTGAGGGTCAGTCGGGTGATGATTCAGATCCGACCTCCACTCACCAACTGGTGACCATGTCCGCCTCCGTGCCCAGAAGTGTCCTGAATGGTAGTTCGGACTGA